One genomic region from Streptomyces sp. NBC_00457 encodes:
- a CDS encoding serine/threonine-protein kinase gives MTAQAEQGAEYGVTRRIKDHYEVTDRLGRGGMGEVWVARDLRLDRPVAVKFLSAGGRGSDLDRMEQRFMREARLTARIGHRNVPVVHEWGRLDVDDGDGLYLVMELVHGDTLSRLLKQNGPFSVHLAAGVAVQTADALAHAHRIGVVHRDLKPSNLMLTPDGTVKVLDFGIAAVMEPDPDEPRLTRTQEVLGTPGFISPEQADGGPATERSDLYSLGCVLYEILAGRPPFTAGTAVALLYRHAYEEPPPLGDLRNDVPADFTSLVMRLLAKSPDDRPTAEEVHGTTRTWLTQPPDRAAPRQPSAGSGAVRSASAYVSSSASTGPAPSRRPVPVPRPAPSGPSAAPAAVPQDVLDQAARGDYVGAAAALERRLREAGRPLDDTESVPTRLTLCDLLLKAEEFNRAYDGYFALGGALRRRRPATDRDVLACRAGAATCLAELGRTNEALHEFEGLLPVQQHVFGVADRSVFDTRFRIGSLVARTGKLREARDQLTALGQEQQRILPVNDERHARTDSLIARLDRMLAKS, from the coding sequence GTGACCGCGCAAGCCGAGCAGGGGGCCGAGTACGGCGTGACACGACGGATCAAGGACCATTACGAGGTGACGGACCGCCTCGGCCGCGGCGGCATGGGCGAGGTGTGGGTGGCCCGGGACCTACGGCTGGACCGACCCGTGGCGGTCAAGTTCTTGTCGGCGGGCGGTCGCGGCTCCGATCTCGACCGCATGGAGCAGCGGTTTATGCGTGAGGCCCGGCTCACCGCCCGGATCGGGCACCGGAATGTGCCGGTTGTCCACGAGTGGGGCCGGCTCGACGTGGACGACGGTGACGGGCTCTACCTCGTCATGGAACTCGTGCACGGCGACACTCTCTCCCGGCTCCTCAAACAGAACGGCCCCTTTTCCGTTCACCTCGCCGCCGGGGTCGCCGTACAGACGGCCGACGCCCTGGCCCACGCCCACCGCATCGGCGTCGTGCACCGGGACCTGAAGCCGTCCAATTTGATGCTCACGCCGGACGGCACGGTGAAGGTGCTCGACTTCGGCATCGCGGCGGTCATGGAGCCCGATCCCGACGAGCCCCGGCTCACCCGTACCCAGGAAGTGCTCGGCACGCCGGGGTTCATCTCGCCGGAGCAGGCGGACGGTGGGCCCGCGACGGAGCGGAGCGACCTGTACTCCCTGGGCTGTGTGCTGTACGAGATCCTGGCGGGCCGGCCGCCCTTCACTGCGGGGACGGCCGTGGCGCTCCTCTACCGGCACGCGTACGAGGAGCCGCCCCCACTAGGGGATCTCAGGAACGACGTACCCGCGGACTTCACCTCCCTCGTCATGCGTCTGCTGGCCAAGTCCCCCGACGACAGACCCACGGCGGAGGAGGTCCACGGCACGACGCGTACCTGGCTCACCCAGCCGCCCGACCGGGCCGCCCCCCGGCAACCGTCCGCTGGATCCGGCGCCGTGAGGTCCGCTTCCGCTTACGTGTCCTCTTCCGCCTCCACCGGCCCTGCCCCGTCCCGGCGGCCGGTTCCCGTCCCCCGCCCGGCACCCTCCGGACCCTCGGCCGCGCCCGCCGCCGTGCCCCAGGATGTCCTGGACCAGGCCGCCCGTGGCGACTACGTGGGGGCCGCCGCCGCGCTGGAGCGGCGACTGCGCGAGGCAGGCCGTCCGCTCGACGACACCGAGTCCGTGCCGACGCGGCTCACCCTGTGCGATCTCCTGCTGAAGGCCGAGGAGTTCAACCGTGCCTACGACGGCTACTTCGCACTCGGCGGCGCGCTCCGCCGCCGCCGACCGGCGACCGACCGGGATGTGCTGGCCTGCCGGGCCGGCGCGGCCACGTGTCTGGCCGAGCTGGGGCGCACCAACGAGGCGCTGCACGAGTTCGAGGGCCTCCTGCCCGTGCAACAGCATGTTTTCGGCGTCGCTGACAGAAGCGTGTTCGACACCAGGTTCCGGATCGGCTCGCTCGTGGCTCGGACGGGGAAGCTGCGCGAGGCACGTGACCAGCTCACCGCCCTGGGGCAGGAGCAGCAGCGAATTCTCCCGGTCAACGACGAACGGCACGCGCGGACGGATAGCCTGATTGCCCGCCTTGACCGAATGCTGGCAAAATCTTGA
- the drmD gene encoding DISARM system SNF2-like helicase DrmD → MMQTAHRERSATTPEERLPGDGELVEVRGQSWVVARVEPAPPTSGRAATLVHLQSVADGRFGDTLSVIWEVEPGRRILDRGSLPDASTGQYDPPSRLAAFLDAVRWSAVASADVKTLQAPFRSGVAVEPYQLEPVSRAVGAPRVNLLLADDVGLGKTIEAGLVVQELLLRGRARRVMVICPAGLTLKWRDELAEKFGLDFTIVDAEHCARLRRTHGTAANPFRVHPLTIVSLPWLRGTKAQRLLDEVVPPRQETKDDGTERRFFDLLVLDEAHHVAPAAPKQVYAVDSQQTKLIRRLVPHFEHRLFLSATPHNGYPESYTALLELIDNQKFARGVDPDEQARKETVVRRLKSTITNLDGSPRFRTRRDPRELPVEYTDPEREIHGVLSSFSDLRRKRMTPKARGGRRAADLVTLLLKKRLFSSPAAFLHTVQVYLSHLDDTRTRSRSAAAEVPEWLEDFPDLVAELDDLGLVEAEDDALTRSTSLTPQEDGEELTLLQQMERWALTHEAAADSKADVLIRELKAICRPDGQFWTNERVIIFTEYRDTQKWLFNLLQQEELTDGGRVAILHGGLNTDDREQIRLGFQAHPASDEGKVRILLATDAASEGIDLQNHCHRLFNYDIPFNPNKLEQRIGRIDRWGQKKDPEITHFIGAGWEKAAAGSYEADLEFLSRIARKIARTEADLGSVNAVIADAVQRRMTGDTTPVDIDNAKPKQIAGRRTGGTVASEQNVTAQAKRLAEQYQETVDTLGLTPANIKRVVDTALALDHQQPLTPYYSEDLEGLWTVPPLSGTWERATRGLAHKLRPAEQRPVTFDPGVAALGRDDVVLTHLKHPLVALSTRLLTAAVWNADTVGLHRVTAVVTDDPAVETALVSAYARYVLVGADGTRLHEEILYAGGWFGDTGRFRRWESVRTQGAVLARALTDGAGAAPDLRHAFTEAWPRLEKPLYDSLAARARERGASLESALAARRTEEENRIQATLDRFEATLRAKLKEEGDEANEQIALFGTREVTTAEQRQYREDRDRWQARIEGLATERERELAAIAARYHEPRSHLFPVAVVLVIPAKEASR, encoded by the coding sequence ATGATGCAGACAGCTCACCGGGAGCGGAGCGCGACAACTCCGGAGGAGCGACTGCCCGGAGACGGTGAGCTCGTCGAAGTGCGAGGCCAGAGCTGGGTCGTCGCCCGCGTGGAGCCCGCCCCGCCCACCAGCGGTCGCGCCGCCACGCTCGTCCACCTCCAATCCGTCGCCGACGGCCGGTTCGGCGACACCCTCTCTGTCATATGGGAGGTCGAGCCCGGCAGGCGCATCCTCGACCGCGGCTCCCTGCCCGACGCGTCGACCGGCCAGTACGACCCGCCGTCCCGCCTCGCCGCGTTCCTCGACGCCGTCCGCTGGTCGGCCGTCGCCTCCGCCGACGTCAAGACCCTCCAAGCGCCGTTCCGCTCCGGTGTCGCCGTCGAGCCCTACCAGCTCGAACCCGTCTCGCGAGCCGTCGGCGCCCCCCGCGTCAACCTCCTGCTCGCCGACGACGTGGGCCTCGGCAAGACCATTGAGGCCGGTCTCGTGGTCCAGGAGCTACTGCTGCGCGGCCGGGCCCGCCGCGTCATGGTGATCTGCCCGGCGGGCCTCACTTTGAAGTGGCGTGACGAGCTCGCTGAGAAGTTCGGCCTGGACTTCACCATCGTCGATGCCGAGCACTGCGCCCGGCTGCGCCGCACCCACGGCACCGCGGCCAACCCGTTCCGCGTACACCCGCTCACCATCGTCTCCCTGCCGTGGCTGCGTGGCACCAAGGCGCAGCGCCTCCTCGACGAGGTCGTCCCGCCCCGCCAGGAGACCAAGGACGACGGCACCGAGCGCCGCTTCTTCGACCTGCTCGTCCTCGACGAGGCCCACCATGTGGCCCCGGCCGCGCCCAAGCAGGTGTACGCCGTCGATTCCCAGCAGACCAAGCTGATCCGGCGCCTCGTCCCGCACTTCGAGCACCGGCTCTTCCTCTCCGCCACCCCGCACAACGGCTACCCCGAGTCATACACCGCGCTGCTGGAGCTCATCGACAACCAGAAGTTCGCCCGCGGCGTGGACCCCGATGAGCAGGCCCGCAAGGAGACCGTCGTCCGCCGCCTGAAGTCCACCATTACCAACCTCGACGGCTCCCCCCGCTTCCGCACCCGCCGAGACCCCCGCGAACTTCCCGTGGAGTACACCGATCCCGAGCGCGAGATCCACGGTGTGCTGAGCAGCTTCTCCGACCTGCGCCGCAAGCGGATGACCCCGAAGGCCCGCGGTGGCCGCCGCGCCGCTGACCTCGTCACCCTCCTGCTGAAGAAGCGACTGTTCTCCTCCCCGGCCGCCTTCCTGCACACCGTCCAGGTCTACCTCTCCCACCTGGACGACACCCGGACCCGTTCCCGCTCGGCCGCCGCCGAAGTCCCAGAGTGGCTGGAGGACTTCCCCGACCTCGTCGCCGAACTCGACGACCTGGGACTGGTGGAGGCCGAGGACGACGCCCTCACCCGTTCCACCAGCCTCACCCCGCAGGAGGACGGCGAGGAGCTAACCCTGCTCCAGCAGATGGAGCGCTGGGCGCTGACCCACGAGGCCGCCGCCGACTCCAAGGCCGACGTGCTCATCAGGGAACTGAAGGCAATCTGCCGCCCCGACGGCCAGTTCTGGACCAACGAACGCGTCATCATCTTCACCGAGTACCGCGACACCCAGAAGTGGCTGTTCAACCTGCTCCAGCAGGAGGAACTCACCGACGGCGGCCGCGTCGCCATCCTGCACGGTGGCCTCAACACCGACGACCGCGAGCAGATCCGCCTCGGCTTCCAGGCTCACCCCGCCAGCGACGAGGGCAAGGTCCGCATCCTGCTGGCCACCGACGCCGCCAGCGAGGGCATCGACCTCCAGAACCACTGCCACCGCCTGTTCAACTACGACATCCCCTTCAACCCCAACAAGCTGGAACAGCGCATCGGCCGCATCGACCGCTGGGGCCAGAAGAAGGACCCGGAGATCACCCACTTTATTGGCGCCGGCTGGGAGAAGGCCGCGGCTGGCTCCTACGAGGCCGACCTGGAGTTCCTCTCCCGCATCGCCCGCAAAATCGCCCGCACCGAAGCCGACCTGGGCTCCGTCAACGCCGTCATCGCCGACGCTGTTCAGCGCCGCATGACCGGCGACACCACCCCCGTTGACATCGACAACGCCAAGCCGAAGCAGATCGCCGGCCGCCGCACCGGCGGCACCGTGGCCTCCGAGCAGAACGTCACGGCCCAGGCCAAGCGCCTCGCAGAGCAGTACCAGGAGACCGTCGACACCCTCGGCCTCACCCCCGCCAACATCAAACGGGTCGTCGACACCGCGCTCGCCCTGGACCACCAGCAGCCCCTCACCCCGTACTACAGCGAGGACTTGGAAGGGCTGTGGACGGTCCCGCCGCTCTCCGGCACCTGGGAACGCGCCACCCGCGGCCTCGCCCACAAGCTCCGCCCCGCCGAGCAGCGCCCCGTCACCTTCGACCCGGGGGTTGCCGCGCTCGGTCGCGACGACGTGGTCCTCACCCACCTCAAGCACCCGCTCGTCGCCCTCTCCACTCGCCTGCTCACCGCCGCCGTGTGGAACGCCGACACCGTCGGCCTGCACCGCGTCACCGCCGTCGTCACCGACGACCCCGCCGTGGAGACCGCTCTCGTCTCCGCCTACGCCCGGTACGTCCTCGTCGGCGCCGACGGCACCCGCTTGCACGAGGAGATCCTGTACGCGGGCGGCTGGTTCGGCGACACGGGCCGCTTCCGCCGCTGGGAGTCCGTACGCACTCAGGGCGCCGTCCTCGCCCGCGCCCTCACCGACGGCGCCGGGGCCGCTCCCGACCTGCGACACGCCTTCACCGAGGCCTGGCCCCGGCTGGAGAAGCCCCTCTACGACTCCCTTGCCGCCCGCGCCCGCGAACGCGGCGCCTCCCTCGAATCGGCGCTGGCCGCCCGCCGAACCGAGGAGGAGAACCGCATCCAGGCCACCCTGGACCGCTTCGAGGCCACCCTGCGCGCCAAGCTCAAGGAGGAGGGCGACGAAGCCAACGAGCAGATCGCCCTCTTCGGCACCCGCGAGGTGACCACTGCCGAACAGCGCCAGTACCGCGAGGACCGCGACCGCTGGCAGGCCCGCATCGAAGGCCTCGCCACCGAACGCGAGCGCGAACTCGCTGCCATCGCGGCCCGTTACCACGAGCCGCGCTCCCACCTCTTCCCTGTCGCCGTCGTCCTCGTGATCCCTGCAAAGGAAGCCAGCCGATGA
- a CDS encoding GmrSD restriction endonuclease domain-containing protein: MHAQETTFKELVQGEKQYQVPLYQRTYSWQREQLQQLWDDVQELVEEQLEGRAPAAHFLGSVVLAPGRITAGGMQRWLVVDGQQRLTTLMLAFTALRDRHRERGAEQKADRIHDLVLVNKYRSGDDHYRLLPTQADRDAFTACVESSPKAGGPGNVGAAYRFFLAALTEGEESDGEAWTDAVETVLSGLLSIVEITATEGDNVYRIFESINNTGVGLSQSDLLRNYLFMCLPTRGESVYRNRWLPMQELLGPASLELLVWLDLVVAGNSRAKQSEIYRDQKKRLEPLSTDEAALEAEIESLARRAERLMRILEPARESDPELREVLERLSRWGGQTHYPLALQLLDRVDGGQATPHQAARALAYAESYMVRRLLAGYSTTGSNRVFMEMPKELEKDEDPAEAVSRLLSKNKAGARVWPDDDAVREAIRTRPFYKAGRSNQRYQVLRRLEESYGASEPVDYAKARLTVEHVLPQSPAHQWLDLLAEETEDGQGPDELHALLVHTLGNLTLSADNAKLSNHPFRRKQEILDSSALRMNQEIAGRERWGRAEILDRAADLADRAVRLWPGPVAGTVPEDDEWSGWKELRDALLAMPAGTWTTYGDVAALIGTHAVPVGQHLASKAGLHGAYRVLTADGRVSAGFRWPGGQESGDAQTRLEAEGVPFDDAGRARRSHRLTTADLAALLGKDISEEAVPSPQTEDEQQAAADRFEAQLRDNQTEETAEGVLDALRFWEQQGGHFAYGRASETSCFPMARFGGTLDTRALWPLAIYPVSGTVEVVFQYLKRRPPFDDEPLRRELMTRLNGIAGIDLAEAKLDLRPSFPVEVFAGHSEEICAVLEWFAHTVALAEARRMLDEDPGTF, encoded by the coding sequence GTGCACGCTCAGGAGACCACGTTCAAAGAGCTCGTCCAGGGTGAGAAGCAGTACCAGGTGCCGCTCTACCAGCGCACCTACAGCTGGCAGCGGGAGCAGCTGCAGCAACTCTGGGACGACGTGCAGGAGCTGGTCGAGGAGCAGTTGGAAGGGCGGGCCCCCGCAGCGCACTTCCTCGGCTCCGTGGTGCTGGCGCCGGGCCGGATCACCGCGGGCGGCATGCAGCGCTGGCTCGTCGTCGACGGCCAGCAGCGGCTCACCACTCTCATGCTCGCCTTCACCGCGCTGCGCGACCGCCATCGCGAACGCGGCGCCGAACAGAAAGCCGACCGAATCCATGACCTCGTGCTCGTCAACAAGTACCGGAGCGGAGACGACCACTACCGGCTCCTGCCGACGCAGGCGGACCGGGACGCCTTCACCGCCTGTGTCGAGAGCTCACCCAAGGCCGGCGGCCCCGGCAATGTGGGCGCCGCCTACCGGTTCTTCCTCGCCGCGCTGACCGAGGGCGAGGAGAGCGACGGCGAGGCGTGGACGGACGCGGTGGAGACCGTACTGAGCGGTCTGCTGTCGATCGTCGAGATCACCGCGACCGAGGGCGACAACGTCTACCGGATCTTCGAGTCCATCAACAACACCGGTGTCGGACTCAGCCAGAGCGACCTGCTGCGCAACTACCTCTTCATGTGCCTGCCGACCCGCGGCGAGTCGGTCTACCGCAACCGCTGGCTGCCCATGCAGGAACTGCTCGGCCCGGCCAGCCTCGAACTCCTGGTCTGGCTCGACCTGGTCGTGGCAGGCAACAGCCGGGCCAAGCAGAGCGAGATCTACCGCGACCAGAAGAAGCGTCTGGAACCCCTGAGCACGGATGAAGCGGCACTCGAAGCCGAGATCGAGTCCCTCGCCCGGCGGGCCGAACGCCTGATGCGGATTCTGGAACCCGCGCGGGAGTCCGATCCTGAACTGCGCGAGGTCTTGGAAAGACTGTCCCGTTGGGGCGGTCAGACCCACTACCCGCTGGCGCTCCAGCTGCTCGACCGGGTGGACGGCGGACAGGCCACGCCCCATCAGGCCGCCCGGGCACTGGCGTACGCCGAGAGCTACATGGTTCGCCGTCTCCTCGCGGGCTACTCCACCACGGGCAGCAACCGGGTCTTCATGGAGATGCCCAAGGAGCTGGAGAAGGACGAGGACCCGGCGGAGGCCGTAAGCCGCCTCCTGTCGAAGAACAAGGCGGGCGCACGCGTCTGGCCCGATGACGACGCCGTCCGCGAAGCGATCCGCACCCGGCCCTTTTACAAGGCGGGCCGCAGCAATCAGCGGTATCAGGTGCTGCGCAGGCTTGAGGAGAGCTACGGGGCGAGCGAGCCGGTCGACTACGCCAAGGCTCGTCTCACCGTCGAGCACGTACTGCCGCAGAGCCCCGCACACCAGTGGCTGGACCTGCTCGCCGAGGAGACCGAGGACGGACAGGGCCCGGACGAGCTCCATGCCCTGCTCGTCCACACACTGGGCAATCTGACCCTCTCCGCCGACAACGCGAAGCTCTCGAACCATCCGTTCCGCCGCAAGCAGGAGATCCTGGACTCCAGCGCCTTGCGCATGAACCAGGAGATCGCCGGACGAGAGCGGTGGGGTAGGGCGGAGATCCTCGACCGCGCCGCCGACCTGGCCGACCGGGCAGTGCGGCTGTGGCCCGGCCCCGTCGCCGGTACGGTCCCCGAGGACGACGAGTGGTCCGGCTGGAAGGAGCTGCGGGACGCGCTCCTTGCCATGCCGGCCGGGACGTGGACGACGTACGGCGATGTCGCGGCGCTCATCGGCACCCATGCCGTCCCGGTCGGTCAGCACCTGGCGTCCAAGGCCGGCCTGCACGGCGCCTACCGGGTGCTGACGGCGGACGGCCGTGTCTCGGCGGGCTTCCGGTGGCCCGGCGGCCAGGAGTCCGGGGATGCGCAAACTCGCCTGGAGGCGGAGGGCGTTCCCTTCGACGATGCCGGCCGGGCCCGCCGCTCCCATCGGCTGACGACGGCTGACCTGGCGGCTCTGCTGGGCAAGGACATCTCCGAGGAGGCCGTGCCGTCCCCGCAGACCGAGGATGAGCAGCAGGCGGCGGCCGACCGGTTCGAAGCGCAACTGCGTGACAACCAGACCGAGGAGACCGCCGAAGGTGTTCTGGACGCGCTCCGCTTCTGGGAACAGCAGGGCGGCCACTTTGCCTACGGCCGGGCGAGCGAGACCAGCTGCTTTCCCATGGCGCGGTTCGGCGGCACGCTCGACACCCGTGCACTGTGGCCGCTGGCGATCTACCCGGTCTCCGGCACGGTTGAAGTCGTCTTCCAGTACCTGAAGCGGCGCCCCCCGTTCGACGATGAGCCGCTGCGGCGCGAGTTGATGACCCGGCTGAACGGGATCGCGGGCATCGACCTGGCCGAGGCCAAACTGGACCTGCGCCCCTCCTTTCCGGTGGAGGTCTTCGCCGGGCACAGTGAGGAGATCTGCGCGGTGCTGGAGTGGTTCGCGCACACGGTCGCCCTCGCGGAGGCCCGCCGCATGCTGGACGAGGACCCCGGCACTTTCTGA
- a CDS encoding UvrD-helicase domain-containing protein, which translates to MATLGMHRDFLMEFAALEKPVQKRVFEVFEKFATATHTGLHLEKLTHQKDPRLRTIRINDFWRGVVLKAESGDSYLLLKVLPHDKANDWAAKHRASVNGATQGIEIRNDVGLERATAGLRARAAEEPSRLFPASEYPDKVLRSLGVDEEILPIIRLVPDETHLEALHKVLPEQQYDVLLGLATGMEPAEIDREIVQAYTRAAPRSADSSEEDELATAMARSRGRVALVSGTEELQEILERPFDAWRVFLHPSQYRVAYQESYAGPARVTGGPGTGKTVVALHRAYHLARRLPANAREGCVLLTTYTKDLAAELERCLALLVTDPAVRAKIRVVNVDALANETVRAERGGAPLKLVFDQKEITARWARIARRVEADFTDVFLDQEWRHVVLAQALTTPEEYLKAPRTGRGSALGPLKRLQVWRAVAAFEEQLRQAGEWTFLQVCAEAARVMDGREERPFRHVVVDEAQDLHPAQWRFLRSLVSPGSDDLFLAGDTYQRIYGNRVSLRSLGIQVVGRSHRLRVNYRTTQEILAWSASLLTGEEPDDMDGAKESLAGYRSTMHGERPETSAHAAKTEETAALVSRVEKWIASGVEAEHIGIAVRFVQFGRDIAGALERAGIAARVLGAGRGGPGVRIGTMHRMKGLEFRCVAVAGVNDGTVPMKAAVTAVEVDAQQHQEDLNSELSLLFVACTRAREALRVSWHGEPSPFLAPVTGPRP; encoded by the coding sequence ATGGCGACGCTGGGTATGCACCGGGACTTCCTGATGGAGTTCGCGGCACTGGAGAAGCCCGTCCAGAAACGCGTCTTCGAGGTGTTCGAGAAGTTCGCGACGGCCACACATACCGGGCTGCACCTGGAGAAGCTCACGCACCAGAAGGATCCGCGGCTGCGGACCATCCGGATCAACGACTTCTGGCGAGGTGTCGTCCTCAAGGCGGAGTCGGGGGACAGCTACCTGCTGCTCAAGGTGCTCCCCCACGACAAGGCCAACGACTGGGCCGCCAAGCACCGGGCCTCGGTGAACGGAGCGACGCAGGGCATCGAGATCCGCAACGACGTCGGCCTGGAGCGGGCCACGGCCGGGCTCCGGGCGCGGGCGGCCGAGGAGCCCTCCCGGCTCTTCCCCGCCTCGGAGTACCCGGACAAGGTGCTGCGCAGCCTGGGAGTGGACGAGGAGATCCTGCCGATCATCCGTCTCGTCCCGGACGAGACTCATCTGGAGGCCTTGCACAAGGTGCTGCCCGAGCAGCAGTACGACGTGCTCCTGGGGCTCGCCACCGGGATGGAACCGGCCGAGATCGACCGGGAGATCGTCCAGGCGTACACCCGGGCCGCACCGCGGTCGGCCGACTCCTCCGAGGAGGACGAGCTTGCCACCGCCATGGCCCGTTCGCGCGGCCGAGTCGCCCTGGTTTCCGGGACCGAGGAGCTGCAGGAGATCCTGGAGCGGCCCTTCGACGCCTGGCGGGTCTTCCTGCACCCGAGCCAGTACCGGGTCGCGTATCAGGAGAGCTATGCCGGGCCCGCTCGTGTCACAGGCGGGCCGGGCACCGGCAAGACGGTGGTCGCCCTGCACCGGGCGTACCACCTGGCGCGGCGGCTGCCCGCCAACGCACGCGAAGGGTGCGTGCTGCTCACCACGTACACCAAGGACCTCGCCGCGGAGCTGGAGCGCTGCCTGGCACTGCTGGTCACGGACCCGGCGGTGCGCGCGAAGATCCGGGTGGTGAACGTCGACGCGCTGGCCAACGAGACAGTGCGGGCTGAGCGTGGCGGCGCCCCGCTGAAGCTGGTCTTCGACCAGAAGGAGATCACGGCCCGATGGGCGCGGATCGCCCGCAGGGTGGAGGCCGACTTCACGGATGTGTTCCTGGACCAGGAGTGGCGGCACGTCGTCCTCGCCCAGGCCCTCACCACACCGGAGGAATACCTGAAGGCGCCGCGGACCGGCCGGGGCAGCGCGCTGGGGCCGCTGAAGCGGCTCCAGGTGTGGCGGGCGGTCGCCGCGTTCGAGGAGCAGCTGCGGCAGGCAGGTGAGTGGACGTTCCTCCAGGTGTGTGCGGAGGCGGCGCGGGTCATGGACGGGCGCGAGGAGCGGCCGTTCCGGCATGTGGTGGTCGACGAGGCGCAGGACCTGCACCCGGCGCAGTGGCGCTTTCTCCGGTCCCTGGTGTCACCCGGCTCCGACGACCTGTTCCTCGCTGGGGACACCTATCAGCGCATCTACGGCAACCGGGTCTCGCTGCGCTCGCTCGGCATCCAGGTGGTGGGGCGTTCGCACCGGCTGCGGGTCAACTACCGCACCACGCAGGAGATCCTCGCCTGGTCCGCCTCGCTGCTGACGGGTGAGGAGCCGGACGACATGGACGGGGCGAAGGAATCACTGGCCGGTTACCGCTCCACGATGCACGGCGAACGGCCCGAGACGTCCGCGCACGCGGCCAAGACCGAGGAGACCGCGGCACTGGTGTCCCGGGTGGAGAAGTGGATCGCCTCGGGGGTGGAGGCGGAACACATCGGTATAGCGGTGCGGTTCGTCCAGTTCGGCCGGGACATCGCGGGGGCCCTGGAACGGGCCGGGATCGCGGCGCGCGTGCTGGGCGCCGGGCGCGGCGGCCCAGGGGTGCGGATCGGGACCATGCACCGGATGAAGGGGCTGGAGTTCCGGTGCGTGGCGGTGGCCGGGGTGAACGACGGCACGGTGCCGATGAAGGCCGCGGTCACTGCGGTGGAGGTCGACGCGCAGCAGCACCAGGAGGACCTGAACAGCGAGTTGAGCCTGCTGTTCGTGGCATGCACGCGGGCGCGGGAGGCGCTGCGGGTGTCCTGGCACGGCGAGCCGAGTCCGTTCCTGGCACCGGTCACCGGCCCGCGCCCGTAG
- a CDS encoding serine/threonine-protein kinase — MHDIRRGAVLGDRYELQQPLGRGSMGQVWRGRDLHLGRPVAVKTVAAELLSEAEDRERARRRFVREAKAAATLDSANIATVYDASVTGDTHWLVMQLVDGATLGTVLDERERLDVASAAAVAAQICSGLAAAHAAGLVHRDLKPENVMVRRDGVVKILDFGLVKLMADDGPRLTATGEQPGNLLYASPELLSGVPDLDGRSDLYSVGCLLHHMLAGAPPFPRDRPMAVLRGHLHDVPPGLAEAGVPVPDALQDLVLALLAKDREDRPASAAEVYGALGPWLPAARPGPGTLRGFGPEDPRRPFVLPQGPYPV; from the coding sequence GTGCACGACATCCGTCGGGGAGCCGTGCTCGGCGACCGCTACGAACTGCAACAGCCGCTCGGCCGGGGCAGTATGGGGCAGGTCTGGCGCGGACGCGACCTGCATCTGGGGCGTCCGGTCGCTGTCAAGACGGTCGCCGCGGAACTCCTCTCGGAGGCCGAGGACCGCGAACGCGCGCGGCGGCGCTTCGTACGGGAGGCGAAGGCCGCGGCGACGCTCGACAGCGCCAACATCGCCACCGTCTACGACGCATCCGTCACCGGCGACACGCATTGGCTCGTGATGCAGCTCGTCGACGGGGCGACGCTCGGCACGGTCCTCGACGAGCGGGAACGACTCGACGTGGCCTCCGCCGCGGCCGTCGCCGCCCAGATCTGCTCCGGCCTCGCCGCCGCGCACGCCGCCGGTCTCGTCCACCGCGACCTGAAGCCCGAGAACGTAATGGTCCGCCGCGACGGCGTGGTGAAGATCCTTGACTTCGGTCTGGTAAAGCTGATGGCGGACGACGGTCCGAGGCTGACCGCCACCGGTGAGCAGCCCGGCAACCTCCTCTACGCATCGCCCGAGCTGCTGTCCGGGGTCCCGGACCTCGACGGACGCAGTGACCTGTACAGCGTCGGCTGCCTGCTGCACCACATGCTCGCCGGAGCCCCGCCCTTCCCCCGCGACCGCCCGATGGCCGTCCTGCGCGGGCACCTGCACGACGTACCGCCGGGCCTCGCCGAAGCAGGCGTGCCGGTACCGGACGCTCTCCAGGACTTGGTCCTCGCTCTGCTGGCCAAGGACCGTGAGGACCGGCCCGCCTCGGCCGCCGAGGTGTACGGCGCGCTCGGGCCGTGGCTGCCCGCCGCCCGGCCGGGACCCGGCACCCTGCGCGGTTTCGGCCCCGAGGACCCGCGCCGTCCGTTCGTGCTCCCGCAGGGCCCGTACCCGGTGTGA